The genomic DNA CGCGATGCGATCGCAGCCCATACCTTTTTAGGCATGAAAGCCAAGCCCTACGTGGAAAAAGGCGATCTCGTCCCAGACGAGTTCATGATTCAATTCATGCGAATGCGCCTGCTGCAACCGGATACCAACAACGGTTGGATATTAGAAGGGTATCCGCGTACCGCCTTTCAAGCCGAGGAATTAAATTTTTTGCTCGAAGATTTCCGCCAGCAATTAGACTGGGCAATTTATCTTAAGCTAGATGAAGCGGTGATGGTAGAGCGATCTTTAGCGCGATCGCGTCTCGACGACACACA from Oscillatoria sp. FACHB-1406 includes the following:
- a CDS encoding adenylate kinase, whose product is MRLILLGGPGSGKGTQAQRLRDRYQLPTIAVGDILRDAIAAHTFLGMKAKPYVEKGDLVPDEFMIQFMRMRLLQPDTNNGWILEGYPRTAFQAEELNFLLEDFRQQLDWAIYLKLDEAVMVERSLARSRLDDTQDIIERRLKRFQQRTLPILEYYEPRQKLLTINAALTPEQVEAEILEKLS